One Streptomyces coeruleorubidus DNA segment encodes these proteins:
- a CDS encoding pilus assembly protein TadG-related protein: MIRPRRFGDAGQVFPIYLVVVGGLLFLAFAYFAVGQAAVNRNGAQTAADAAALAAAQDTRDKLAGKWVEEVLDPSKWRDIFNGDGVEFDGCWRAYQLASQNGAHVDDNAGGCEPQLASLSYTVHVQADEPVGDSILPGTENRHASASATAVIEPRCDFKPPAEDAGDDVLPRLVCQDDKDWNLRPDDLTDLPKPEDLFDVHLADSQANDE; the protein is encoded by the coding sequence TTGATCCGACCTCGTAGGTTCGGCGACGCAGGGCAGGTCTTCCCCATCTACCTCGTGGTGGTGGGGGGCCTGCTCTTCCTCGCGTTCGCCTACTTTGCGGTCGGCCAGGCCGCGGTGAATCGGAACGGAGCCCAGACGGCCGCCGACGCGGCGGCCCTCGCGGCGGCCCAGGACACCCGGGACAAACTTGCGGGCAAGTGGGTTGAGGAAGTACTCGACCCGTCCAAGTGGCGTGACATCTTCAATGGTGACGGGGTGGAGTTCGACGGCTGTTGGCGCGCGTATCAGCTCGCATCGCAGAACGGCGCGCATGTGGATGACAACGCCGGTGGCTGTGAACCGCAGCTCGCATCCCTCAGTTACACGGTCCATGTCCAGGCCGACGAGCCTGTCGGAGACTCGATCCTCCCTGGCACGGAGAACAGGCATGCGAGTGCCTCCGCCACTGCCGTGATCGAGCCGCGCTGCGACTTCAAGCCCCCGGCCGAGGACGCCGGGGACGACGTGCTGCCGCGGCTCGTCTGCCAGGACGACAAGGACTGGAACCTGCGCCCGGACGATCTCACCGATCTCCCGAAACCCGAGGACCTCTTCGACGTCCATCTGGCCGACTCACAAGCGAACGACGAGTGA
- a CDS encoding OmpA family protein, with protein sequence MVTTSIYGAAPTHADEGPSVPPGTEPSASAPVKVDPNDPDLKLPEGATLAAAKVLDIKQVVEDQSGDERREDTNADVKFALQAEVLFGKDSAKLSAEAKARISTIAEEIKTQNATKIRVFGFTDNLGSSAHGDVLSRQRADAVQNVLDQELNDSNVTYEVRGYGEQYPIADNSTESGRKKNRRVEVSFPRTES encoded by the coding sequence ATGGTGACAACCAGCATCTACGGCGCCGCGCCCACCCACGCCGACGAAGGCCCCAGCGTCCCCCCTGGCACCGAGCCCTCCGCCTCCGCCCCCGTCAAGGTCGACCCCAACGACCCCGACCTCAAACTCCCCGAGGGCGCCACCCTGGCCGCCGCCAAGGTCCTCGACATCAAACAGGTCGTAGAAGACCAAAGCGGCGACGAACGCCGAGAAGACACCAACGCCGACGTCAAGTTCGCCCTCCAGGCCGAGGTCCTCTTCGGCAAGGACAGCGCGAAACTCAGCGCCGAGGCGAAGGCCCGTATCTCCACCATCGCCGAGGAGATCAAGACACAGAACGCGACGAAGATCCGCGTCTTCGGCTTCACGGACAACCTCGGTTCCTCCGCCCACGGCGACGTCCTGTCCAGGCAACGCGCCGACGCCGTACAGAACGTCCTGGACCAGGAACTGAACGACTCCAACGTCACGTACGAGGTCCGCGGCTACGGCGAGCAGTACCCGATCGCGGACAACTCGACGGAATCCGGCCGCAAGAAGAACCGCCGTGTCGAGGTCTCCTTCCCGCGCACGGAGAGCTGA
- a CDS encoding Arc family DNA-binding protein — protein sequence MSDVMIRVPAEVRDQLAAVAEARGTSLRALMQEIAAQTLTPEQIKERAEHTRALLAERFGHYVTDEESAEMRRKMREATAAHRAALAEAESSR from the coding sequence ATGTCCGACGTCATGATTCGTGTGCCCGCCGAAGTCCGTGACCAGCTCGCCGCCGTGGCGGAGGCGCGAGGGACCAGCCTGCGCGCCCTCATGCAGGAGATAGCTGCTCAGACGCTGACTCCCGAGCAGATCAAGGAACGGGCCGAGCACACCCGCGCCCTGCTTGCCGAGCGGTTCGGGCATTATGTGACGGACGAGGAGTCTGCGGAGATGCGACGCAAGATGCGTGAAGCCACTGCCGCTCATCGGGCTGCGCTCGCCGAGGCGGAGTCGTCGCGTTGA
- a CDS encoding helix-turn-helix domain-containing protein: protein MPTRPTPTERQQRLGAELRRMRLAAGKTTEYAAGLLGLDRTKVSNMEAGIRATSPERIRILASNYDCADQAYVDALVAMAEPRQRGWWEQYRGTLPQGLLDVSELEWYATRLRTLQTVHVPGLLQLSGYARAIFDSALPPLPTSEVELRVAQRMQRKQVLERETPVDYIAYVHEWALRMHFGGQRTAREQLQFLCEMSERDNIEVRVLTVEADAFPGAGHAVLYASGAVPQLDTVQLDSAHGGEFTHAEAQLAKYRAHMDWWHEKSLDSQASRDFIHNIARQL from the coding sequence ATGCCGACACGGCCCACGCCGACGGAGCGCCAGCAGCGCCTGGGTGCCGAGCTGCGGAGGATGCGGCTCGCGGCGGGCAAGACCACCGAGTACGCCGCCGGACTGCTCGGACTGGACCGAACGAAGGTGTCCAACATGGAGGCGGGCATCCGCGCCACCTCACCCGAGCGCATCCGGATACTCGCCAGCAACTACGACTGCGCGGACCAGGCGTACGTCGACGCGCTGGTCGCCATGGCCGAGCCACGGCAGCGGGGCTGGTGGGAACAGTACCGAGGGACCTTGCCCCAAGGGCTGCTCGATGTGTCCGAGTTGGAGTGGTACGCCACGCGGTTGCGGACCCTTCAGACGGTGCACGTCCCTGGGCTGCTGCAACTGAGCGGATACGCCCGCGCCATCTTCGACTCGGCCCTGCCTCCGCTTCCCACGTCGGAGGTGGAGCTGCGAGTGGCCCAGCGCATGCAGCGAAAGCAGGTCCTGGAACGCGAGACGCCCGTCGACTACATCGCATACGTCCACGAATGGGCGCTGCGCATGCACTTCGGAGGACAGCGCACGGCACGGGAGCAGCTCCAATTCCTGTGCGAGATGTCCGAGCGGGACAACATCGAGGTGCGGGTACTGACCGTCGAAGCCGACGCCTTCCCCGGGGCGGGGCACGCCGTGCTGTATGCGAGCGGCGCGGTCCCACAACTGGACACCGTGCAGCTGGACTCCGCCCATGGCGGGGAGTTCACTCACGCTGAAGCTCAGCTCGCCAAGTACCGTGCCCACATGGACTGGTGGCACGAGAAGTCACTGGACTCGCAGGCATCACGCGACTTCATCCACAACATCGCACGCCAACTCTGA
- a CDS encoding DUF192 domain-containing protein, with the protein MGRQWRDGRGELVVHESGDGPAVRVPLEIATSYRARTRGLLGRDAVEGAILLSPANSVHTFRMRMPIDVAYLDRGLRVIAVRTMPPGRLGMPRLRARHVVEAGAGVMAGWGVREGAFVEVIT; encoded by the coding sequence ATGGGGCGGCAGTGGCGGGACGGGCGCGGGGAGTTGGTCGTGCACGAGAGTGGTGATGGGCCGGCCGTCCGTGTGCCGTTGGAGATCGCCACCTCCTATCGGGCCCGTACGAGAGGGCTGTTGGGGCGGGATGCCGTCGAGGGGGCGATTCTGCTCTCGCCCGCCAACAGCGTGCACACCTTCCGGATGCGCATGCCGATCGACGTCGCCTATCTCGATCGTGGCCTTCGCGTCATCGCCGTGCGGACCATGCCGCCGGGGCGGTTGGGGATGCCGCGGCTGCGGGCCCGGCATGTGGTGGAGGCGGGGGCAGGGGTGATGGCGGGGTGGGGAGTACGGGAGGGTGCGTTTGTCGAGGTCATCACCTAG
- a CDS encoding GNAT family N-acetyltransferase, with protein sequence MSIEDVWLRDVVESDLDAFCAYEQDLEAVRRSRFTPRPREAFMSHWKERVLGDDSCFVQTVIVGGDVAGNFVAWWDGDRRFLGYWLGRAYWGRGIGSRALGLFLEREKNRPLHADPFSGNTGSVRLLEKHGFRPAGTVRYGDDEHVLFVLT encoded by the coding sequence ATGAGTATCGAAGACGTGTGGCTGCGTGACGTCGTGGAGAGCGATCTCGACGCGTTCTGCGCTTACGAGCAGGATCTCGAGGCTGTCCGGCGGTCGAGGTTCACGCCCCGGCCGCGGGAGGCGTTCATGTCCCACTGGAAGGAGCGGGTCCTCGGGGACGACAGCTGCTTCGTGCAGACCGTGATCGTGGGCGGTGACGTCGCCGGCAACTTCGTCGCCTGGTGGGACGGGGACCGCCGCTTCCTGGGGTACTGGCTCGGGCGCGCGTACTGGGGGCGCGGCATCGGCAGCAGGGCCCTGGGACTCTTCCTGGAGCGGGAGAAGAACCGGCCCCTGCACGCCGACCCCTTCAGCGGCAACACCGGTTCCGTACGTCTCCTCGAGAAGCACGGCTTCCGTCCCGCCGGCACCGTCCGGTACGGAGACGACGAGCATGTTCTGTTCGTTCTGACATGA
- a CDS encoding isoprenyl transferase codes for MNLRDKLRGLLVRLYARRVEGHLDHAQVPKHIGVIMDGNRRWAKAAGSSTVHGHRAGAEKIEEFLGWCAETDVEVVTLWLLSTDNFDRPQEELVPLLGIIEDVVRTLAADGRWRVHHVGTPDLLPSGMQTVLKEAEETTAHVDGIVVNVAIGYGGRQEIADAVRSMLLDAQDRGASMEDLAEAVDIDMIGRHLYTSDQPDPDLVIRTSGEQRLSGFMLWQTAHSEYYFCDVFWPAFRKVDFLRALRDYAARHRRYGG; via the coding sequence GTGAACCTGCGCGACAAGCTGCGTGGCCTGCTGGTCAGGCTGTACGCACGCCGGGTGGAAGGCCACCTGGACCACGCTCAGGTGCCCAAGCACATCGGCGTCATCATGGACGGCAACCGGCGCTGGGCGAAGGCCGCCGGTTCCAGCACCGTCCACGGTCACCGGGCAGGTGCCGAGAAGATCGAGGAGTTCCTCGGCTGGTGCGCCGAGACGGACGTCGAGGTCGTCACCCTCTGGCTGCTGTCCACGGACAACTTCGACCGGCCGCAGGAGGAGCTCGTCCCGCTGCTCGGCATCATCGAGGACGTCGTGCGCACCCTGGCCGCAGACGGCCGCTGGCGCGTGCACCACGTGGGCACGCCCGACCTGCTGCCCTCCGGGATGCAGACGGTCCTGAAGGAGGCCGAGGAGACCACCGCGCACGTCGACGGAATAGTGGTCAACGTCGCCATCGGCTACGGCGGCCGCCAGGAGATCGCCGACGCCGTGCGCTCCATGCTGCTCGACGCCCAGGACCGGGGCGCCTCGATGGAGGACCTCGCCGAGGCCGTCGACATCGACATGATCGGGCGTCACCTCTACACGAGCGACCAGCCCGACCCCGACCTGGTGATCCGCACCAGCGGCGAGCAGCGGCTGTCCGGATTCATGCTCTGGCAGACCGCGCACTCCGAGTACTACTTCTGCGACGTGTTCTGGCCGGCCTTCCGCAAGGTCGACTTCCTGCGCGCCCTGCGCGACTACGCCGCCCGCCACCGGCGCTACGGCGGCTGA
- a CDS encoding PhoH family protein → MVTSTKRHKPDRRTYVLDTSVLLADPNALSRFDEHEVVLPIVVVTELEAKRNHPELGYFARQALRLLDDFRVRYGRLDDPIPTGDLGGTVRVELNHSDPSVLPSGYRLGDNDSRILAVARNLQAEGFDVTVVSKDLPLRIKASSVGLLAEEYRAELAITDSSGWTGMSELTLPGEQVDILFEEGHVYVPEAADLPVHTGLMIQSERGKALGRVTPEGNIRVVRGDREAFGIKGRSAEQRIALDLLLDPDVGIMSMGGRAGTGKSALALCAGLEAVLERRQHQKVMVFRPLYAVGGQELGYLPGTEAEKMSPWAQAVFDTLSAVTSREVIEEVTARGMLEVLPLTHIRGRSLHDAFVIVDEAQSLERNVLLTVLSRIGANSRVVLTHDVAQRDNLRVGRYDGVVAVVEKLKGHPLFAHVTLTRSERSQIAALVTEMLEDGQI, encoded by the coding sequence GTGGTGACCAGCACAAAGCGCCACAAGCCCGACCGGCGCACCTATGTTCTCGACACCAGCGTCCTGCTGGCCGACCCGAACGCCCTGAGCCGCTTCGACGAGCACGAGGTCGTGCTTCCCATCGTCGTGGTGACGGAACTGGAGGCCAAGCGGAACCATCCCGAACTCGGCTACTTCGCCCGGCAGGCCCTGCGCCTGCTCGACGACTTCCGGGTGCGGTACGGCCGCCTCGACGACCCCATCCCCACCGGGGACCTCGGCGGAACCGTCCGTGTCGAGCTCAATCACTCGGACCCCAGCGTGCTGCCCAGCGGCTACCGCCTGGGGGACAACGACTCCCGCATCCTCGCGGTCGCCCGCAATCTCCAGGCCGAGGGGTTCGACGTCACCGTCGTGTCGAAGGACCTCCCGCTCAGGATCAAGGCGTCCTCCGTCGGACTCCTCGCCGAGGAGTACCGCGCGGAACTCGCCATCACGGACTCCTCCGGCTGGACCGGAATGTCCGAACTGACCCTGCCCGGCGAGCAGGTGGACATCCTCTTCGAGGAGGGGCACGTCTACGTCCCCGAGGCCGCCGACCTGCCGGTGCACACGGGCCTGATGATCCAGTCGGAGCGCGGCAAGGCGCTCGGGCGGGTCACGCCCGAGGGCAACATCCGTGTCGTACGCGGGGATCGTGAGGCGTTCGGCATCAAGGGCCGCAGCGCCGAGCAGCGGATCGCGCTGGACCTGCTGCTCGACCCGGACGTCGGGATCATGTCCATGGGCGGCCGGGCCGGCACCGGCAAGTCGGCGCTGGCGCTGTGCGCGGGTCTGGAGGCGGTGCTGGAGCGCCGTCAGCACCAGAAGGTGATGGTCTTCCGTCCGCTGTACGCGGTGGGCGGGCAGGAGCTCGGCTATCTGCCCGGCACCGAGGCGGAGAAGATGAGCCCCTGGGCGCAGGCGGTGTTCGACACGCTGTCGGCGGTCACCAGCCGGGAGGTCATCGAGGAGGTCACCGCCCGCGGGATGCTGGAGGTACTGCCGCTCACCCACATCCGCGGCCGTTCGCTGCACGACGCGTTCGTGATCGTCGACGAGGCCCAGTCGCTGGAACGGAACGTACTTCTTACCGTTCTGTCCCGTATCGGGGCCAATTCACGGGTGGTTCTCACCCATGACGTGGCTCAGCGGGACAACCTCAGGGTCGGCCGGTACGACGGTGTCGTCGCCGTCGTCGAGAAGCTGAAGGGGCATCCGCTGTTCGCGCATGTGACCCTGACGCGGTCCGAGAGGTCGCAGATCGCCGCTCTTGTGACCGAAATGCTCGAAGACGGGCAGATCTGA
- a CDS encoding transglycosylase SLT domain-containing protein, with amino-acid sequence MSRISVRGFAVASATAVTAVGSVVGVASGSTAQNNDAEATASGTTLLADIPAGQQAQVQTASLTQQADAQAIAADASAKKDAEEAARKAAAETAIAKKKEAAEKAAAAEKAAKERAEAKEAASRSKDISDFPVATSYTIAQIQAMARQMVPAGQFQCFSNIVDHESDWNYKAVNPSSGAYGMFQALPGSKMSSVGADWRTNPATQIKWGLNYMNDRYGSPCDAWSFWQANNWY; translated from the coding sequence GTGAGCCGGATCTCGGTCCGGGGATTCGCAGTGGCTTCGGCCACGGCGGTCACCGCTGTCGGAAGCGTCGTCGGCGTTGCCTCTGGCAGCACCGCGCAGAACAACGACGCCGAAGCGACGGCCAGCGGCACCACCCTGCTCGCGGACATTCCCGCGGGCCAGCAGGCCCAGGTGCAGACGGCGTCGCTGACTCAGCAGGCCGACGCACAGGCCATCGCCGCCGACGCGAGCGCGAAGAAGGACGCCGAGGAGGCCGCCCGCAAGGCTGCCGCCGAGACGGCCATCGCCAAGAAGAAGGAAGCCGCCGAGAAGGCCGCCGCGGCCGAGAAGGCCGCCAAGGAGCGCGCGGAGGCCAAGGAAGCCGCCAGCCGCTCCAAGGACATCTCCGACTTCCCCGTCGCGACCTCCTACACCATCGCGCAGATCCAGGCGATGGCGCGGCAGATGGTGCCGGCGGGTCAGTTCCAGTGCTTCAGCAACATCGTGGACCACGAGTCCGACTGGAACTACAAGGCGGTCAACCCTTCCTCCGGGGCCTACGGCATGTTCCAGGCGCTGCCCGGTTCCAAGATGTCGTCCGTCGGTGCCGACTGGCGGACCAATCCGGCCACCCAGATCAAGTGGGGCCTGAACTACATGAACGACCGCTACGGCAGCCCGTGTGATGCCTGGTCGTTCTGGCAGGCCAACAACTGGTACTGA
- a CDS encoding AI-2E family transporter: MSRVPGWLGRLGAGLTEMSERWNERRAEAERERDETESRASSDEQVPPPPDYAPDIPARPDPALAVPWGVRVAAEAGWRLLVLAGTLWVLTRIISAVQLVVLAFASALLITALLQPTVARLRRLGVPRGPATALTAILGFVVMGLIGWFVTWQVMENIDDLSGQIQDGIDELRNWLLNSPFHVTDKQINEIAKNLREAVGANTDQITSAGLEGVTVVVEALTGILLAAFSTLFLLYDGKRIWQWTLKLVPAAARPGVAGAGPAAWRTLTAYVRGTVIVALIDAIFIGLGIYFLDVPMAVPLAVFIFLFAFIPLVGAVVSGALAVVVALVTQGVFTAVMTLAVVLAVQQIEGHILQPFILGRAVRVHPLAVVLSVACGGMVAGIGGAVVAVPLVAVTNTVAGYLRAYSRQSALRHSVRPRGATAAGAAEQPGTSEAPSE; encoded by the coding sequence ATGTCGCGAGTGCCAGGGTGGCTCGGCCGGCTCGGTGCCGGACTGACCGAGATGAGCGAACGGTGGAACGAACGCCGCGCCGAGGCCGAACGGGAGCGGGACGAGACCGAGTCCCGGGCGTCGTCCGACGAACAGGTGCCGCCGCCCCCGGACTACGCGCCCGACATTCCCGCCCGGCCCGATCCCGCGCTGGCCGTGCCGTGGGGCGTGCGGGTCGCGGCGGAGGCCGGCTGGCGGCTGCTCGTCCTCGCGGGCACGCTGTGGGTGCTGACGCGGATCATCAGCGCCGTCCAGCTGGTGGTGCTGGCGTTCGCGAGCGCACTGCTCATCACCGCGCTCCTCCAGCCGACTGTGGCGCGGCTGCGGCGGCTGGGAGTGCCACGTGGGCCGGCCACGGCGCTGACCGCGATCCTCGGCTTCGTCGTCATGGGGCTGATCGGCTGGTTCGTGACCTGGCAGGTCATGGAGAACATCGACGACCTCTCGGGCCAGATCCAGGACGGCATCGACGAGTTGCGGAACTGGCTGCTCAACAGCCCGTTCCACGTCACGGACAAACAGATCAACGAGATCGCCAAGAACCTGCGGGAGGCGGTCGGCGCGAACACCGACCAGATCACCTCGGCCGGGCTGGAGGGCGTGACGGTCGTCGTCGAGGCGCTGACGGGGATCTTGCTGGCGGCGTTCTCGACGCTGTTCCTGCTCTACGACGGCAAGCGGATCTGGCAGTGGACGCTGAAGCTGGTGCCGGCGGCGGCACGGCCGGGCGTGGCCGGGGCCGGGCCCGCGGCGTGGCGGACGCTGACGGCGTATGTGCGGGGCACGGTGATCGTCGCGCTGATCGACGCGATCTTCATCGGGCTGGGGATCTACTTCCTCGATGTGCCGATGGCCGTGCCGCTGGCGGTGTTCATCTTCCTGTTCGCGTTCATCCCGCTGGTGGGTGCGGTGGTGTCCGGAGCGCTGGCGGTGGTGGTCGCGCTGGTCACCCAGGGGGTGTTCACGGCTGTCATGACGCTGGCGGTGGTGCTGGCGGTGCAGCAGATCGAGGGCCACATCCTGCAGCCGTTCATTCTGGGGCGGGCGGTGCGGGTGCATCCGCTGGCCGTGGTGCTGTCGGTGGCGTGCGGGGGGATGGTGGCCGGGATCGGGGGCGCGGTGGTCGCCGTGCCGTTGGTGGCTGTGACGAACACGGTGGCGGGGTATCTGCGGGCGTATTCACGGCAGTCGGCGTTGCGGCATTCGGTGCGGCCTCGCGGGGCGACAGCAGCGGGGGCGGCGGAGCAGCCCGGCACTTCCGAGGCGCCGTCGGAGTAG
- a CDS encoding alkyl hydroperoxide reductase, with protein MSLDSLKSRVPDYAKDLKLNLGSVIGNSDLPAQQLWGTVLATAIASRSPIVLRELEPEAKANLSPEAYTAAKSAAAVMAMNNVFYRTRHLLTDHEYGNLRAGLRMNVIGNPGVDKVDFELWSFAVSAINGCGMCLDSHEQVLRKAGLDREVVQEAFKIASVIQAVGVTLDAEAVLSE; from the coding sequence ATGTCCCTCGACTCCCTGAAGTCCCGCGTACCGGACTACGCCAAGGACCTGAAGCTCAACCTGGGCTCGGTCATCGGCAACTCCGACCTGCCGGCCCAGCAGCTGTGGGGCACGGTGCTGGCGACCGCGATCGCCTCGCGCTCCCCGATCGTGCTGCGCGAGCTGGAGCCGGAGGCGAAGGCCAACCTGTCGCCGGAGGCGTACACGGCCGCCAAGTCCGCCGCCGCGGTGATGGCGATGAACAACGTCTTCTACCGCACGCGGCACCTCCTCACGGACCACGAGTACGGCAACCTGCGCGCGGGCCTGCGGATGAACGTCATCGGCAACCCCGGCGTCGACAAGGTCGACTTCGAGCTGTGGTCCTTCGCGGTCTCCGCCATCAACGGCTGCGGCATGTGCCTCGACTCCCACGAGCAGGTCCTCCGCAAGGCCGGCCTCGACCGCGAGGTCGTCCAGGAGGCGTTCAAGATCGCGTCCGTGATCCAGGCGGTCGGCGTGACGCTGGACGCCGAGGCGGTGCTGTCCGAGTAA
- a CDS encoding peroxiredoxin, translating into MLTVGDKFPEFDLTACVSLEKGKEFQQINHKTYEGQWKVIFAWPKDFTFVCPTEIAAFGKLNDEFADRDAQVLGFSGDSEFVHHAWRKDHEDLRDLPFPMMADPKHELMRDLGIEDEDGFAKRAVFIVDQNNEIQFSMVTAGSVGRNPKEVLRVLDALQTDELCPCNWSKGDETLDPVKLLAGE; encoded by the coding sequence GTGCTCACCGTCGGTGACAAGTTCCCCGAGTTCGATCTGACCGCCTGCGTCTCGCTGGAGAAGGGCAAGGAGTTCCAGCAGATCAACCACAAGACCTACGAGGGTCAGTGGAAGGTCATCTTCGCGTGGCCCAAGGACTTCACCTTCGTGTGCCCGACCGAGATCGCCGCCTTCGGCAAGCTGAACGACGAGTTCGCCGACCGCGACGCCCAGGTCCTCGGCTTCTCCGGCGACTCCGAGTTCGTCCACCACGCCTGGCGCAAGGACCACGAGGACCTGCGCGACCTGCCGTTCCCGATGATGGCCGACCCCAAGCACGAGCTCATGCGCGACCTCGGCATCGAGGACGAGGACGGCTTCGCCAAGCGCGCGGTGTTCATCGTGGACCAGAACAACGAGATCCAGTTCTCGATGGTGACCGCGGGTTCGGTCGGCCGTAACCCGAAGGAGGTCCTGCGGGTCCTGGACGCGCTCCAGACGGACGAGCTGTGCCCCTGCAACTGGTCGAAGGGCGACGAGACCCTCGACCCCGTCAAGCTGCTGGCTGGTGAGTGA
- a CDS encoding LysR substrate-binding domain-containing protein — MGNKRRQPSLAQLRAFAAVAEHLHFRDAAGAIGMSQPALSGAVSALEETLGVTLLERTTRKVLLSPEGERIAVRAKAVLAEVGALMEEAEAVRAPFTGVLRLGVIPTVAPYLLPTVLRLVHERYPHLDLQVHEEQTANLLDGLTDGRLDLLLLAVPLGVPGVAELPLFDEDFVLVTPLDHWLGGREGIAREALRELNLLLLDEGHCLRDQALDICREAGRDDAPVTTTAAGLSTLVQLVAGGLGVTLLPRTALKVEISRSSQLLTGYFTDPAPTRRVALAMRAGAARGAEYEELAAALREALRPLPVRVLDQEA, encoded by the coding sequence GTGGGTAATAAGCGCAGGCAGCCCAGCCTCGCCCAGCTGCGGGCCTTCGCGGCCGTCGCCGAGCACCTGCACTTCCGGGACGCCGCCGGGGCGATCGGCATGAGCCAGCCCGCCCTCTCGGGGGCCGTCTCGGCGCTGGAGGAGACACTCGGAGTGACGCTCCTGGAGCGTACGACCCGCAAGGTGCTGCTCTCGCCCGAGGGCGAGCGGATCGCCGTACGGGCCAAGGCGGTGCTGGCCGAGGTGGGCGCCCTCATGGAGGAGGCCGAGGCGGTCCGGGCCCCGTTCACGGGCGTGCTGCGGCTGGGGGTCATCCCGACCGTGGCGCCGTATCTGCTGCCCACCGTCCTGCGGCTCGTCCACGAACGGTATCCGCACCTCGATCTCCAGGTGCACGAGGAGCAGACCGCCAACCTGCTCGACGGCCTCACCGACGGCCGGCTCGACCTGCTGCTGCTCGCCGTGCCGCTGGGCGTGCCGGGCGTGGCCGAACTGCCGCTGTTCGACGAGGACTTCGTGCTCGTCACGCCGCTCGACCACTGGCTCGGCGGCCGCGAGGGCATTGCGCGCGAGGCGCTGCGGGAGCTGAACCTGCTGTTGCTGGACGAGGGGCACTGCCTGCGCGACCAGGCACTCGACATCTGCCGGGAGGCCGGCCGCGACGACGCGCCGGTCACCACGACCGCCGCCGGGCTGTCCACACTGGTGCAGCTCGTCGCGGGCGGGCTCGGCGTCACGCTGCTGCCGCGCACCGCCCTCAAGGTCGAGATCTCCCGCAGCAGCCAGCTCCTCACCGGGTACTTCACCGACCCGGCCCCCACCCGCCGGGTCGCTCTGGCGATGCGGGCAGGGGCCGCGCGCGGCGCCGAGTACGAGGAACTGGCGGCCGCGCTGCGGGAGGCGCTGCGGCCGTTGCCCGTAAGGGTCCTGGACCAGGAGGCGTGA